The following are from one region of the Nicotiana tabacum cultivar K326 chromosome 3, ASM71507v2, whole genome shotgun sequence genome:
- the LOC107810037 gene encoding putative WRKY transcription factor 72 — translation MEKILDNSITETVVARNQGNNHEEEAVGNSLKADEFKSAIAEVNELRLENARLRVLLEQIRKDYNSLQTRFSNICQPDHKRSVSPTCTTENVAEEEYELVSLRLGRSPSRNEQYKKDDKRRHSCQSSDGLKLGLDYNNEVPKSDPMKLHTDPSPDKVLETKTVDARESGPASEVDRTMRRDDNEVSQPRPSVKRAGDDEVSQPNVKRARVSVRTKCDYPTINDGCQWRKYGQKISRGNPCPRSYYRCSVAPLCPVRKQVQRCVEDMSVLITTYEGTHNHSLPIEATAMASTTSAAASMLLSGSSSSQSANKDLRNLPNNSKTTPLYLSNPPSNSNPFPTITLDFTTFPTTSSFTSFNFPSNFQSNTRFLSNSLNFSSPEPDTLSKILGSGYVDYDCTTTLPYSKSLANIGSSNLGRPSPAQKQFDQPVLGKNNNSSSSSNKLKENSSQQALTETLTKAIASDPSFQSVLAAAISSMVGATKT, via the exons GCTGATGAATTTAAGTCGGCCATAGCAGAAGTCAATGAGCTCAGACTAGAGAACGCAAGACTAAGAGTGTTACTCGAGCAAATACGGAAAGATTACAATTCTCTCCAAACTCGCTTCTCTAATATTTGTCAACCAGATCATAAGAGGAGTGTCAGCCCAACATGTACAACTGAAAACGTTGCTGAAGAAGAATATGAACTAGTCTCTCTTCGACTTGGGCGAAGTCCTAGTCGTAATGAACAGTACAAAAAAGACGATAAGAGAAGACATTCTTGTCAGTCCAGTGATGGGCTTAAACTTGGCCTGGACTACAACAATGAAGTACCTAAATCCGATCCTATGAAGCTCCATACTGATCCAAGCCCGGATAAGGTTTTAGAAACAAAAACAGTAGACGCCAGAGAATCAGGGCCAGCTAGTGAAGTTGACAGGACAATGAGAAGAGATGACAATGAAGTTTCACAGCCCAGACCAAGTGTTAAAAGAGCTGGTGATGATGAAGTTTCCCAGCCCAATGTCAAGAGAGCTAGAGTCTCTGTTCGGACAAAATGCGACTACCCAACA ATTAATGATGGTTGTCAATGGAGGAAATATGGACAAAAGATATCAAGAGGTAATCCATGTCCACGTTCATATTATCGATGCTCAGTCGCTCCATTATGTCCAGTGAGAAAACAAGTCCAACGATGTGTTGAAGATATGTCCGTATTAATCACAACTTATGAAGGAACACATAACCATTCACTTCCAATTGAGGCTACTGCTATGGCCTCCACTACTTCAGCTGCTGCTTCAATGCTTCTTTCTGGATCATCAAGTTCTCAATCAGCTAATAAAGATTTGAGAAATTTGCCTAATAATTCGAAAACAACACCTCTTTATTTATCCAAtcctccttcaaattcaaatccttttcCCACCATCACATTAGACTTCACCACATTCCCAACTACTTCATCATTCACTAGTTTCAACTTCCCTTCCAATTTCCAATCCAATACAAGATTTCTTTCTAACAGTTTGAACTTTTCTTCGCCTGAACCGGACACACTATCCAAAATTTTGGGCAGTGGGTATGTAGATTATGATTGTACTACTACATTACCATATAGCAAGAGCCTCGCAAACATTGGCTCATCAAATCTTGGAAGACCATCCCCTGCCCAAAAACAATTTGACCAACCTGTTCTTGGAAAGAATAATaacagtagtagtagtagtaataaattGAAGGAGAATTCTTCTCAACAGGCTCTAACGGAAACGTTGACAAAGGCAATAGCATCAGATCCTAGCTTTCAATCGGTGCTAGCTGCTGCTATTTCATCAATGGTTGGTGCCACCAAAACTTGA
- the LOC107810039 gene encoding ubiquitin-conjugating enzyme E2 2 isoform X2 translates to MMSTPARKRLMRDFKRLLHDPPEGINGAPYGNNIMLWNAVIFGPDDTPWDGGTFKLTLQFTEHYPNRPPKVYFMSRMFHPNIYADGSISLDILQNEWRPIYDVASILISIQSLLCDPSTNSAANAEAARLFSENKCEYNRKVREIVEQSWTADCLCC, encoded by the exons ATGATGTCAACACCAGCGAGGAAAAGATTAATGAGGGATTTCAAGCGGTTACTACACGATCCTCCTGAAGGCATCAATGGTGCACCTTATGGCAACAATATAATGCTATGGAATGCTGTTATATTCGG CCCCGATGACACTCCCTGGGATGGAG GCACGTTTAAGCTGACTCTTCAATTTACAGAGCATTATCCTAACAGGCCACCAAAAGTGTACTTTATGTCCAGGATGTTCCATCCAAATA TTTATGCTGATGGAAGTATTTCTTTGGACATCTTGCAAAATGAGTGGAGACCTATATATGATGTAGCTTCTATACTTATCTCAATACAG TCGTTGCTCTGTGATCCAAGCACTAACTCAGCAGCTAATGCAGAAGCAGCACGGCTGTTTAGCGAGAACAAGTGCGAATACAACAGGAAGGTGCGTGAAATAGTTGAGCAAAGCTGGACAGCAGACTGTCTCTGTTGCTGA
- the LOC107810038 gene encoding homeobox-leucine zipper protein HAT7-like isoform X2, whose protein sequence is MLFSSTMAMAFAAPETNSVDFRNHEAANDDLPSSFPSHVFPSSCPPHQEFQGISPLLMRRAMSFDHNQESRVEDDMSDDDGSSHLLGEKKRRLNLEQVKALERSFEMGNKLEPERKMQLARALGLKPRQIAIWFQNRRARCKTKQLEKDYEILKRQCDKLKADNDALKTQNKKLHSELLSLGNRESAGGTPPMLFNLNKENEGCNWNNNGSGDENNSTIDVNLGTTTRTSSTNSPLNNHDVFPTAYKVDQTVNEEGFCNMFTNVEDQTNFWPLPVQQHFY, encoded by the exons ATGCTTTTTAGTAGTACCATGGCTATGGCATTTGCCGCACCAGAAACTAATTCTGTTGATTTTCGAAACCATGAAGCAGCTAATGATGATCTCCCTTCCTCCTTCCCTAGTCATGTCTTTCCTTCTTCTTGTCCTCCTCATCAAGAATTTCAAG GAATTTCACCGTTGTTAATGAGGAGAGCCATGTCATTTGATCATAATCAAGAATCGAGAGTGGAGGACGACATGTCTGATGATGATGGCTCTTCACACTTACTTGGGGAGAAGAAGAGGAGGCTGAATTTGGAGCAAGTGAAGGCACTTGAGAGAAGTTTTGAGATGGGGAACAAACTTGAGCCTGAGAGGAAAATGCAACTGGCTAGAGCTCTAGGGTTGAAACCAAGGCAGATTGCAATTTGGTTCCAGAACAGAAGAGCTAGGTGTAAAACTAAGCAATTGGAGAAAGATTACGAAATCTTGAAGAGACAATGTGATAAACTTAAGGCTGATAATGATGCACTCAAGACTCAAAACAAAAAACTTCACTCTGAG TTATTGAGTCTGGGAAACCGAGAATCAGCTGGAGGTACACCACCAATGTTGTTTAACCTGAACAAGGAAAACGAAGGATGTAATTGGAACAACAATGGAAGTGGCGATGAGAACAACAGTACTATAGACGTAAATCTTGGAACCacaacaagaacatcatcaacaaACAGTCCACTCAATAACCATGATGTTTTTCCAACAGCTTATAAAGTAGACCAAACTGTCAATGAAGAAGGATTTTGCAACATGTTTACCAATGTGGAAGATCAGACCAATTTTTGGCCATTGCCAGTGCAGCAACACTTTTACTAA
- the LOC107810039 gene encoding ubiquitin-conjugating enzyme E2 2 isoform X1 yields the protein MYFAQIKLKFSLFKLTIAKGTLITAADSPSSNSNAVHYLSKLYCRFGSQAVMMSTPARKRLMRDFKRLLHDPPEGINGAPYGNNIMLWNAVIFGPDDTPWDGGTFKLTLQFTEHYPNRPPKVYFMSRMFHPNIYADGSISLDILQNEWRPIYDVASILISIQSLLCDPSTNSAANAEAARLFSENKCEYNRKVREIVEQSWTADCLCC from the exons ATGTATTTCGCCCAAATCAAACTCAAATTTTCACTCTTTAAGTTGACGATTGCAAAGGGGACACTAATCACGGCGGCCGATTCTCCAAGCTCAAATTCAAACGCCGTCCACTATCTTTCAAAATTATATTGCCGCTTTGGCTCTCAG GCAGTGATGATGTCAACACCAGCGAGGAAAAGATTAATGAGGGATTTCAAGCGGTTACTACACGATCCTCCTGAAGGCATCAATGGTGCACCTTATGGCAACAATATAATGCTATGGAATGCTGTTATATTCGG CCCCGATGACACTCCCTGGGATGGAG GCACGTTTAAGCTGACTCTTCAATTTACAGAGCATTATCCTAACAGGCCACCAAAAGTGTACTTTATGTCCAGGATGTTCCATCCAAATA TTTATGCTGATGGAAGTATTTCTTTGGACATCTTGCAAAATGAGTGGAGACCTATATATGATGTAGCTTCTATACTTATCTCAATACAG TCGTTGCTCTGTGATCCAAGCACTAACTCAGCAGCTAATGCAGAAGCAGCACGGCTGTTTAGCGAGAACAAGTGCGAATACAACAGGAAGGTGCGTGAAATAGTTGAGCAAAGCTGGACAGCAGACTGTCTCTGTTGCTGA
- the LOC107810038 gene encoding homeobox-leucine zipper protein HAT7-like isoform X1 → MLFSSTMAMAFAAPETNSVDFRNHEAANDDLPSSFPSHVFPSSCPPHQEFQGISPLLMRRAMSFDHNQESRVEDDMSDDDGSSHLLGEKKRRLNLEQVKALERSFEMGNKLEPERKMQLARALGLKPRQIAIWFQNRRARCKTKQLEKDYEILKRQCDKLKADNDALKTQNKKLHSELQLLSLGNRESAGGTPPMLFNLNKENEGCNWNNNGSGDENNSTIDVNLGTTTRTSSTNSPLNNHDVFPTAYKVDQTVNEEGFCNMFTNVEDQTNFWPLPVQQHFY, encoded by the exons ATGCTTTTTAGTAGTACCATGGCTATGGCATTTGCCGCACCAGAAACTAATTCTGTTGATTTTCGAAACCATGAAGCAGCTAATGATGATCTCCCTTCCTCCTTCCCTAGTCATGTCTTTCCTTCTTCTTGTCCTCCTCATCAAGAATTTCAAG GAATTTCACCGTTGTTAATGAGGAGAGCCATGTCATTTGATCATAATCAAGAATCGAGAGTGGAGGACGACATGTCTGATGATGATGGCTCTTCACACTTACTTGGGGAGAAGAAGAGGAGGCTGAATTTGGAGCAAGTGAAGGCACTTGAGAGAAGTTTTGAGATGGGGAACAAACTTGAGCCTGAGAGGAAAATGCAACTGGCTAGAGCTCTAGGGTTGAAACCAAGGCAGATTGCAATTTGGTTCCAGAACAGAAGAGCTAGGTGTAAAACTAAGCAATTGGAGAAAGATTACGAAATCTTGAAGAGACAATGTGATAAACTTAAGGCTGATAATGATGCACTCAAGACTCAAAACAAAAAACTTCACTCTGAG CTGCAGTTATTGAGTCTGGGAAACCGAGAATCAGCTGGAGGTACACCACCAATGTTGTTTAACCTGAACAAGGAAAACGAAGGATGTAATTGGAACAACAATGGAAGTGGCGATGAGAACAACAGTACTATAGACGTAAATCTTGGAACCacaacaagaacatcatcaacaaACAGTCCACTCAATAACCATGATGTTTTTCCAACAGCTTATAAAGTAGACCAAACTGTCAATGAAGAAGGATTTTGCAACATGTTTACCAATGTGGAAGATCAGACCAATTTTTGGCCATTGCCAGTGCAGCAACACTTTTACTAA